A stretch of Pomacea canaliculata isolate SZHN2017 linkage group LG6, ASM307304v1, whole genome shotgun sequence DNA encodes these proteins:
- the LOC112566148 gene encoding LOW QUALITY PROTEIN: oxygen-dependent coproporphyrinogen-III oxidase-like (The sequence of the model RefSeq protein was modified relative to this genomic sequence to represent the inferred CDS: inserted 1 base in 1 codon) encodes MFAACSYHSVFIKLLELDSMAGTSRILTRILQTAVQLSATRFHTCIRSKRVKTVASLVGFGSGGAFSLTFFTTSRKTEESIREQAAKWMAQPLTDVEKLEQKSSDMRXRMEVLIMRIQAEFCKALEEQDGEKKFQVDKWYRKEGGGGITCVLQDGTVFEKAGVNVSVVSGSLPASAAQQMRSRGKKLEGDDLPFFAAGVSSVIHPKNPHVPTVHFNYRYFEVEDRNGTKHWWFGGGTDLTPYYLDKDDVVHFHKTLKDACDKHGKKYYKEYKKWCDDYFNVAHRGERRGVGGIFFDDLDSPDQETVFQFVKSCADSVIPSYIPIVKKQKYKTYSYDERTWQLLRRGRYVEFNLIYDRGTKFGLYTPGARYESILMSLPLLARWEYMHVPKAGSKEEELLKVLQQPKDWV; translated from the exons ATCATTCAGTCTTCATTAAGCTCCTCGAGCTTGACAGTATGGCAGGTACAAGCAGAATCTTGACTCGCATTCTCCAGACTGCTGTACAACTTTCAGCAACAAGGTTTCATACATGCATTAGATCTAAGAG AGTGAAGACAGTAGCATCTCTTGTTGGTTTTGGAAGTGGAGGTGCCTTCAGCTTAACCTTCTTTACT ACATCACGCAAAACTGAAGAGAGCATAAGGGAACAAGCAGCCAAATGGATGGCCCAGCCTCTAACAGATGTTGAAAAACTTGAACAG AAGTCATCAGATATGC TCCGCATGGAAGTATTGATTATGAGAATTCAG GCAGAATTTTGTAAAGCTTTGGAAGAAcaagatggggaaaaaaaatttcaagtcGACAAATGGTATAGAAAAGAG GGTGGTGGAGGAATTACCTGTGTTCTTCAAGATGGCACCGTATTTGAAAAGGCTGGAGTTAATGTCTCAGTGGTTAGTGGGAGTCTTCCTGCAAGTGCTGCACAACAGATGCGATCAAG GGGAAAGAAGTTAGAAGGAGATGACCTTCCTTTCTTTGCAGCTGGTGTCAGTAGTGTAATCCATCCT AAAAACCCTCATGTGCCTACCGTACATTTTAACTACCGCTACTTTGAAGTTGAAGATAGAAATGGCACGAAACACTGGTGGTTTGGTGGCGGCACAGACTTGACCCCTTACTACCTTGACAAAGAT gatgtggtacattttcacaaaactttGAAAGATGCTTGTGACAAGCATGGTAAAAAGTACTACAAAGAGTACAAGAAATGGTGTGATGACTACTTCAATGTAGCACACAGAG GGGAAAGACGTGGAGTTGGTGGAATATTTTTTGATGACCTGGACTCTCCTGACCAAGAAACCGTTTTCCAGTTTGTTAAG AGCTGTGCTGACTCTGTTATTCCCTCCTACATTCCAATTGTGAAAAAGCAGAAGTACAAGACATACAGTTATGATGAACG TACTTGGCAGTTGTTGAGACGAGGAAGATATGTGGAGTTTAACCTTATTTATGATCGAGGCACTAAGTTTGGACTGTACACACCAGGTGCCCGCTATGAAAGTATTCTGATGTCTCTGCCTTTGCTTGCA